From Pseudoalteromonas sp. R3, one genomic window encodes:
- a CDS encoding histidine triad nucleotide-binding protein, with protein MSQETIFTKIINREIPADILYEDELALAFKDINPQAPFHVLVIPKTPIATMNDINEENAHLVGHLYLVAAKLAKEHGFADDGYRAVMNCNNDGGQTVYHIHLHVLAGKEMGWPPYQDKKKVVA; from the coding sequence ATGAGCCAAGAAACAATTTTTACCAAGATAATTAACCGGGAAATTCCCGCCGATATCCTGTATGAAGATGAGTTGGCCCTGGCGTTTAAGGACATCAATCCGCAAGCCCCCTTTCATGTTCTGGTGATCCCAAAAACACCGATCGCCACCATGAATGACATTAATGAAGAAAATGCACACCTGGTTGGGCATTTGTATTTGGTAGCAGCTAAACTTGCTAAAGAGCATGGCTTTGCAGACGATGGCTATCGTGCGGTTATGAACTGCAACAATGATGGCGGTCAAACAGTTTACCACATTCATTTACATGTACTTGCAGGAAAAGAAATGGGCTGGCCCCCATACCAAGATAAGAAAAAAGTAGTAGCCTAA
- a CDS encoding response regulator transcription factor gives MSSTAFLLLDKEPINTIGVNVLQPLLKTQGLDVITGTDISEVPENTRLLFIETAVNDAWGKLKEQLVNLKVSCDIVLFNLDENPELANRALLSGIRGVFYTTDNADVLMKGIRLLMEDQLWYRREIMCNALNRMLQFNKDALHKLTEGDIEPVKLTKREKAIITLMSKGSKNKEIAEDLNISPHTVKTHLYSAFRKTKCRNRIELLSWAQQNIPDEIR, from the coding sequence ATGAGCAGTACTGCATTTTTATTGCTAGACAAAGAACCTATTAACACCATAGGCGTCAATGTATTACAACCATTGCTGAAAACTCAGGGGTTGGACGTAATCACTGGGACCGATATTTCAGAAGTACCAGAGAACACTCGTTTACTCTTCATTGAAACGGCTGTCAATGATGCCTGGGGCAAGTTAAAAGAGCAGCTTGTAAACCTAAAAGTCAGCTGCGACATTGTGTTGTTTAATCTTGATGAAAACCCTGAACTGGCCAATCGTGCTTTGCTCAGTGGTATCCGCGGCGTCTTCTATACCACGGATAATGCGGATGTACTGATGAAAGGGATCCGCCTGCTGATGGAAGATCAGCTCTGGTATCGTCGTGAGATTATGTGTAATGCACTGAACCGCATGCTGCAGTTTAATAAAGACGCACTACACAAGCTGACTGAAGGTGATATTGAGCCGGTTAAACTCACCAAGCGTGAAAAGGCCATCATTACCTTAATGAGTAAAGGGTCAAAGAACAAAGAAATTGCGGAAGATCTGAACATCAGCCCACACACAGTAAAAACCCACCTGTACAGTGCATTCAGAAAAACCAAATGCCGTAACAGGATTGAATTATTGTCCTGGGCGCAACAAAATATCCCAGACGAAATCCGCTAG